Proteins encoded together in one Candidatus Methylomirabilota bacterium window:
- a CDS encoding ATP-binding cassette domain-containing protein yields the protein MIQVEKLTKYYGPVTAIRDVSFSVAPGEIVGFLGPNGAGKSTTMRILACFMPASSGAARVAGFDVFSESLEVRRRIGYLPENVPLYGDMRVGAYLDFVAEVKGVGRAERRRRVAEVMERCLVSEVQNQLIAKLSKGYRQRVGLAQAIVNDPDVLILDEPTIGLDPKQITEIRALIKSFAGKHTVILSTHILPEVSMVCGGVVIINKGAIVAQGTIDTLVEQFFPTSRVEVEIVGPPAAVRDGMRGISGVVSVQELTTTNGAGRYLVESGRGRDVRGEIFQLAAQQRWGLLELRRVGTTLEEIFIRVVAGEQAAEETGA from the coding sequence ATGATCCAAGTCGAGAAGCTGACCAAGTATTACGGGCCGGTCACCGCGATCCGCGACGTGTCTTTCAGCGTCGCGCCGGGGGAGATCGTGGGCTTCCTCGGCCCGAACGGCGCCGGGAAATCCACGACCATGCGGATCCTCGCCTGCTTCATGCCCGCCTCGAGCGGCGCGGCGCGCGTGGCCGGCTTCGACGTCTTCAGCGAGTCGCTCGAGGTCCGCCGGCGCATCGGCTACCTCCCCGAGAACGTGCCGCTCTACGGCGACATGCGCGTGGGGGCCTACCTCGACTTCGTCGCCGAGGTGAAGGGCGTGGGCCGCGCCGAGCGGCGGCGCCGCGTCGCCGAGGTGATGGAGCGCTGCCTCGTCAGCGAGGTCCAGAACCAGCTCATCGCCAAGCTGTCGAAGGGCTACCGGCAGCGCGTCGGCCTGGCGCAGGCGATCGTCAACGACCCCGACGTGCTGATCCTCGACGAGCCCACCATCGGCCTCGACCCGAAGCAGATCACCGAGATCCGCGCGCTCATCAAGTCGTTCGCCGGCAAGCACACGGTGATCCTCTCGACGCACATCCTGCCGGAGGTCTCGATGGTGTGCGGCGGCGTCGTGATCATCAACAAGGGCGCGATCGTCGCCCAGGGGACGATCGACACGCTCGTCGAGCAGTTCTTCCCGACCTCGCGCGTCGAGGTCGAGATCGTCGGCCCGCCCGCCGCGGTGCGGGACGGCATGCGCGGGATCTCGGGGGTCGTCTCGGTGCAGGAGCTCACGACGACGAACGGCGCGGGCCGCTACCTCGTCGAGTCCGGCCGGGGCCGCGACGTCCGCGGCGAGATCTTCCAGCTCGCGGCGCAGCAGCGCTGGGGCCTGCTGGAGCTCCGCCGGGTCGGGACGACGCTCGAGGAGATCTTCATCCGCGTCGTCGCCGGCGAGCAGGCGGCGGAGGAGACGGGCGCGTGA
- a CDS encoding bifunctional nuclease family protein: MTRRARYVSIALLGAALLGAPERAHQAPGGPEVAPPKATGPQEAEVVAVFLNQSTQQPIVILRGKRDGRSLEMVIGLPEMVSIAVPLQGVTPPRPLTHDLFLTLFGRLKVKLTRVVINDFRDDIYYATVYLTAGGSELQLDSRPSDAIALALRAKVPVLVEDRVFERGGASRPPRGPSI, from the coding sequence ATGACGCGCAGGGCTCGCTACGTGTCGATCGCGCTGCTGGGCGCGGCGCTCCTCGGAGCGCCGGAGCGGGCGCACCAGGCACCCGGCGGCCCCGAGGTCGCGCCGCCGAAGGCGACGGGGCCGCAGGAGGCCGAGGTCGTCGCCGTGTTCCTGAACCAGAGCACCCAGCAGCCCATCGTGATACTCCGGGGCAAGCGTGACGGGCGGAGCCTCGAGATGGTGATCGGGCTCCCCGAGATGGTCAGCATCGCCGTGCCGCTGCAGGGCGTGACGCCGCCGAGGCCGCTGACCCACGACCTGTTCCTGACGCTCTTCGGCCGCCTCAAGGTGAAGCTCACGCGCGTCGTCATCAACGACTTCCGGGACGACATCTACTACGCGACGGTCTATCTCACGGCGGGCGGGAGCGAGCTCCAGCTCGACTCGCGGCCCTCCGACGCGATCGCGCTCGCGCTCCGCGCCAAGGTGCCGGTGCTCGTGGAGGACCGCGTCTTCGAGCGCGGCGGCGCCTCGCGGCCGCCCCGCGGTCCCTCCATCTGA
- a CDS encoding ATP-binding protein: MAEPEKNDQEWALQRRLEDVFAKLGEKFGDLTGRVETRIRPTVTFDEVGGVPQAKAALRGFAVALTNPELYALWGITPPKGLLLYGPPGTGKTKLAHALATASGAIFFHLKLANLTSKFGANTGELLQEILRLALGEGKAVFFLDEAEALSLEHLLPQPQAREASARLVATLCEKLDAVDASARLLVVGSTTRTDALDPALVAPGRLDHLVEVALPDPNAQREILELMRVRLEKTAGRRLFETIVYDKVLPVMGGMSGADISVIVQRALEVKVHEAARGVTALPVTTENLLDAIDGYKSVRGVVEKIRYGQYL; encoded by the coding sequence ATGGCCGAGCCCGAGAAGAACGATCAGGAGTGGGCGCTCCAGCGGCGCCTCGAGGACGTCTTCGCGAAGCTCGGGGAGAAGTTCGGCGACCTCACCGGGCGGGTCGAGACGCGGATCCGGCCCACGGTCACCTTCGACGAGGTCGGCGGCGTCCCGCAGGCGAAGGCGGCGCTGCGCGGCTTCGCCGTCGCGCTGACGAACCCGGAGCTCTACGCGCTGTGGGGGATCACGCCGCCCAAGGGGCTCCTCCTCTACGGTCCGCCGGGGACGGGCAAGACGAAGCTCGCGCACGCGCTCGCGACCGCGTCCGGAGCGATCTTCTTCCATCTCAAGCTCGCGAACCTCACCTCGAAGTTCGGCGCGAACACGGGCGAGCTCCTCCAGGAGATCCTCCGCCTCGCGCTGGGCGAGGGAAAGGCGGTGTTCTTCCTCGACGAGGCCGAGGCCCTGTCGCTCGAGCACCTTCTCCCGCAGCCCCAGGCCCGCGAGGCCAGCGCGCGCCTGGTCGCCACGCTCTGCGAGAAGCTCGACGCCGTGGACGCCAGCGCGCGCCTCCTCGTCGTCGGGTCCACCACGCGGACCGACGCGCTCGATCCGGCGCTCGTGGCGCCGGGACGCCTCGACCACCTGGTCGAGGTCGCGCTGCCGGACCCGAACGCCCAGCGGGAGATCCTCGAGCTCATGCGCGTCCGGCTCGAGAAGACCGCCGGCCGCCGTCTCTTCGAGACGATCGTCTACGACAAGGTGCTGCCGGTCATGGGCGGCATGAGCGGCGCCGACATCTCGGTGATCGTCCAGCGCGCCCTGGAGGTGAAGGTGCACGAGGCCGCCCGGGGCGTCACGGCGTTGCCGGTGACCACCGAGAACCTGCTCGACGCGATCGACGGCTACAAGAGCGTGCGCGGCGTCGTCGAGAAGATCCGGTACGGCCAGTACCTGTAG
- a CDS encoding thioesterase family protein, producing the protein MIATTKLRVRYKDTDCMKVVYYGNYLTYFEVGRVEFLRQQGIPISEVDQKVHLPVVEAGVRYVRPARLDELLEVRCWVSERKRASFRFAYEVLNEAGETVATGFTLHACWDPATSKMIALPPWLQTIMPIVARE; encoded by the coding sequence ATGATCGCCACGACGAAGCTCCGCGTCCGGTACAAGGACACGGACTGCATGAAGGTCGTCTACTACGGCAACTACCTCACCTACTTCGAGGTGGGCCGCGTCGAGTTCCTCCGCCAGCAGGGCATCCCGATCTCCGAGGTGGACCAGAAGGTCCACCTGCCCGTGGTCGAGGCCGGGGTCCGGTACGTCCGGCCCGCGCGGCTCGACGAGCTGCTCGAGGTGCGCTGCTGGGTGAGCGAGCGCAAGCGCGCGAGCTTCCGCTTCGCGTACGAGGTCTTGAACGAGGCGGGCGAGACGGTCGCCACGGGCTTCACGCTCCACGCCTGCTGGGACCCGGCCACGAGCAAGATGATCGCGCTCCCGCCCTGGCTCCAGACGATCATGCCGATCGTCGCGCGAGAGTAG